attattttgaatatccttgatgatgcaatgagatgcttcaaaaatcactttaaaacctttgtcacaaagttgactaatgcttaaaaggttatgttttaaaccatccactaataaaacactttcaataagagaggatgtgccATTACTAATGTTGCCTTGACTAATGATtattccttttgcattgtctccaaaggtaacatatcctccctttctctttgtaaagaaaacaaacttggattcatccccggtcatgtgtcttgatcatccactatccaagaactacttatccttctttgaaccctacaaaataaaattcaagttgatttaggtacccatatctttttgggtccttgagggttagtgaccttggatttttcaatccaaacctttttagcttttgcatttgaattcttttgagaaacattttttaagggacatgtactactaatgtgccctcctcttccacaaaaattgCAAGTGgtagaaggacttgcacttgaggattctttaacaaagtagtttttaaaatacttttgattttttgaagatttgaaacctaacccttgtttgtcaaaaacacatttttggctagctaaaatcatttcaaaagatttttgtccacaagaaaaaattaaaagagaggaggtcaaccattcatttttttttttcaaaatctcattttcatttctcaaaatctcattttcttttttaaaatgagttttagaaatttcaataattgaaaatttttctttcacttcttcaagttctttttcaagttcttgaattttctttttaagaaaattatttttcaaactaagtttttcaaaatcctcatataattcttcaaaaacatcatgcatatcttcatcactaaagttaaagtttacctcatcaagttcatctattgccattaagcacatgtttgccacttctttctccttttcttcttcggaagattcttcactttcactccaaatggccatcattgccttcttcattcttctcttaggttcacttttgtagaGATGACAATCATACTTAATGTGTCTCgattttttgcatttgaaacacaccaaatctcttttctcttcccatttctccttgtgaccatgagatgaagattccttttaaAAAGGTCTCTTTAGAGGTGAACTTTATTCAtctaaacctttcaccccttatgtatttgttgagctttcttgtgatgagggctaaatcatcattttcttcacttggtttttcttcttcaacatcttcttcttctttagttgtagctttgagagctatgctcttcttctttttgtcttcaccctcttgtagcttctttgccaaattgatctcatatgtcattaatgaccctatgagctcctcCGTAGGTAACTTGGTAAAgttttttgcttcttgaattgcggtgacctttgtatgccactttaATGGGagtgacctcaatatcttcatcacttttTCGAATTccttgtaggtctttcccaatgcttcaagaccattgacaatgtcggtgaacctagtgatcatctcaacaatggtctcattttctttcataaaaaacaatttatagaTATGAACAAGGAAATTCATTTTTGAtcctttcacttgatttgttcattcatgagttatttcaagcaatctccaaagTTCTTTAGCTGATTtacattgacatattctattatgttcatttctatccatagcacattgaaaagtaaaaatggccatagcatttaattgaaaatttcttttatcaagctcattccattcttgcttgggttttggaaccatgactccatcaactagttttgtaGGAAAAGTTGGGCCATCTTTAATAATGTCCCATATGCCTAAATCAGTTGATTGTAAATActaagtcattttagttttccaatagggatagtcggttcccATAAAAAATGGAGCTTGATGTTTTGCAAAAATTTCATtatgagatgagcttgatggaatagccatttcCTCTTATACTATGAGGTCTTAAACAAGAGGTCTATCTTTGAtatcaattgagaaaataaaggctatgcttaaaTGAGGAAAACACCAAagaggggtgaattgggtttttcaaaaactttttcaacacaacaaattcaagcacaatataataaaaaataaagagatagagttagagaattcaaaattggattttatagtggttcgacacttccttgcctacatccactctcctcaagctcctaaccgagtgagggttccactaacttgaagcttcaaccaagtttCTAAACTTCTTTACACTTGAATTCCgcctccaatgggctcttacacaaactcttcaagattcaaacctcttgaaggctttaacactcaacttttacaagaatgaattcctcaacctagctcaaagaTAGCTCAAATGCAAATCAAaactaggatgactcacaatggtgcactaaaagatatgcaagtgaggatttaatgcactaagaaagaaatgagagcttttaaggcaataacaagtgggtagacaattgattgcaagtgttctgtatgtcataaatgaagtggagctctcaatttataggtttctaagctcgggagctAAGAATAGGAAAAAACAGCCTCAATcggtcgagctgggggtcgaccgggAAGAAGGGAACCTCAACTAGGAAGGGAATActactagaagagagagagagagagtgtgtgtttttgacactcctcgaccggacaagggcaACCGGTCGACCAGTTCCCTGGCCGGTTGAGCCGATTGGCCTATGCCTCAACTGGTTAATTCTTTTTGCCccgaaaatctatttttttcaatcttttcctttctaacacttaggcaagatctttaggtaaattaatatgccaattttgaaacgttttgcctaaggtacatttgataaaactcgggttttaatgaaatcgtaattttaaagaataaattgagttttcaaagatgcatgaaaagatatgaaaaacctaagtgcacccatacattcatcttacatttgtttcctatgatcaaaagtcttccaaaagtttcgatcttgtatccatttggtcatttgatgaatttccaaaaatatacctgagattctttactattcaaaccaattagtcacttaaccatggtttgttattatcaaaacctgattaggagaacccttgggctaacacttcatttctcatttttcatcttATGCATTTCTCCATTTGCATATGTTACCACTCTCGCCATACTTAATAACTCTTGGAACTCCTTGTATGCACATTTAGCCATTTCTCTAACATGACTGAAAGTGATTCTTGCAACTTGCATCATTTTCACCTCTTAAACCTGAAATTTATCTCAAGATATATATTAGACTCATGGCTAGGGTCTTAGCAACAATTTGAGTTAAGTTAGGTGAATTAAACCtttaattgaataattcatcttttatatgtgccattagagcacaatTTGTGGCTCTAATCATCTCCCATCAGCTTGAATTTTACTAGTCCTTAACaaataaagagaacaaaaaacaaatgaaacaagGGTAGTGAATTTCATGCAAGCATAGTGACTTAGCCATTACATTTCACGCAAAATACTAAGCAATCAAAATTTCTCTCAATTGAGAGCGGGAGTACAAAATAGATAATTTCGTAGTTTTTCTACTTTACCCTCCTACATATAAGCATGTATTTATGTTGAGCATGCCCTTTAGTGTCCCTTAGACCTCCCTTGAATCaattgtgaacaacttatcatgTTGAAAAGagcccatgacttagatcttctatgtAACTCACAATATACTCatgtcatatacaatgcaagtgatatagATGTGAATgctcatataaaaaataatgtaatcaTGGATATAGATGGATGACCATAAAtcataacatataaatatataaatgaaatcTTATTCcgttacatcatatcatgctttaAAGTGCTCTATCCTAACGTGATCCCCTTGACTTTGTGGTACTTCATCCTCGACATGACTTTAGCAAACCTCTTAAACTATGCCCTATGAGATTGATTAAGCCCATATAGTGTCTTCTTTAGTCTCTACATAAAATTAGTGCCGAAATTCCCATCAAATCCTAATGGAGCCTCCATGTAGactaaaaaaggaatttttaacatcaaattattataaagaCCAACCAAAGtaaacaaccaaatataataAGACTTGAACTATGTTCATCTTTTCCATTGGTACAAAGGCTTCTTAGTTATCCACTCCATAAGTCTGGGTATAACCGTTAACTACGAATCTAATTTTGTATCTTTCTAGAGTCCCATCatctttgtacttcacagtGAACACCCACTTACATCCAACTAGTCTATTCCCTTTAGGAAGTTTTACAACCtcctatgtttgatttttctcaaGTTCTCTCTTTCCTCACTCATGGTATTTCTCCAATTCTCATCCCTAATTGTctcttaaacaattttttttttggatttctaAGGGACTTAGGTGACTTTGGAAGCCTTTGTGTGAGGGTGACAATTTATTAAAGAAGACAAAGATGGAAATAGTGTATTGGATGCCTGTTTGGGTGTCTTTTTTAATGGCAGTAGGCAAATTTAGATCATTAAAGACAAGTTCATCCACATGTTTTTCCACGAGTTGGTCACTATGTGGTGAAAAAGGTGAATTAAGAGAGGAAAATGGTTCAACATCTATTATGGGATCCAATGATTGGACTTGTTACTACTCAGACAAGACAACTTCCTTCTTGAATAGATAAGTTGGGTGAAAGGGTAGAAAAGAGGTCACAGGTAAGTGAAGATTTGGTAGATCTAACAAAATAAGACTTATATTCTAACAAAGTCTTCCTTTGAATATAAGTTTTAGGTTAGAAGGGTTAGTTTTCCCCAAAAGTAAAATATATGGATGTAAAGAATGTTATGGAAGATGGATGATTACTTCTATATCCTTTCTTTGTTAGGGAGTAGATAAAGATACACATTAGGGCTCTAGGATCTAGCTTGCTATAATTttgttacggatatgaacatatGAGACACCCAAACATTTTTAGAAGCGTGTTGGTTGAAATCGTTGAAGTCAACtaaaaaatgtgagagaaaaacTACTGGGGATTGATGATCTAGAACCTTAGAAggcattttctttatcaaattTGTTGTTGTTAAAACAACTTCCCCTTAGTAGGACTTAGGCGCATTATTTTAGAATAGTAAGCCTCTTATGACTTCAAccatacactttttttttttttttctttttgcaacctcattttgttgtggggtattAATGCAAGAAGATTGATGAAGAAAATGTGAAAGGTCATGATTAAATTATTCCCTCTTACTTTTTGACTTAATAACTTTTATTCTCActccaaattgatttttcaatcattttgtgACATATAAAgccttgtttggtaactgtttttgaaaaactagtttttaagaacaatttttaaaaattattacctaatgttttgtaaaataaaagtttgtttgagaatttaaaattatttttttacctgtttttaatatttttaaatatgttttaaaaataatttctatgtctatagctttatttttaatcattatatatgtttgtataattattctttaaaacagctctaaaaaaataactaaaaacaactaaaataagtTATCTGAAAAcatcatgttttttgttttcatataatagaaaacagaaaacagtttgTGATTGTTAAAcgtatttttcagtttttttattctaaaaaacagaaaattgttattaaaaataatttccaaatagGACCTAAGGAATTCATTACTCAcatcaaacttattttttagtAGATAAAGCCAAGTTACCTTAATACAATTATCTATGAAAGATACAAATCatctaaaattagaaatatttagaATTCTAGAAGGACCCAATGCATTGATATGAATTAATGTGATGGATGAAatgagtttttattatttactagAAACAAGGTTCAGTGGTGTCTAGGCTGTCTAGCCAAATCATAGACTTGACAATGGAATGCAGTGACATCTGAGTTTTCAAACAAGGGAGgaaaaatttgttttagaaaaaagaaagggtTATGTCCTAATTTTCAATGACACATTCACATCAGGTCCTTATTGGATGAAAGTTTTTGAGAGAGGTTGGAGAGTGGTAACCTGTCATTGTTTCCACAACAAGCTACAGGAATGAATATTTAACGAGATCTAAATAATTATATTGGATaatcttttaacttaaaaaagaaTATTCTTAGGAAATAATTACCTTTCAAATATCAAATTCACAATCATTATTTATTGTAACCGTCATATTTTAATGGTcattatatatgaatatatgCTTGTATGGATGTATGTTCTAtgacaaaaaagaagaaggatcATTTGTCTTCATCTTCTATGGGGCCTAGGCCATGTACATATGGCAATGTTTTATTTgcaagaaatttattttttgtgccATCTTTTACTATCCATGGTTTAAATTAATGTAAAGAACATATAACAGAATTTAAAACTGTAACAGTttatactatttttcttttttcttaatattttctatgattTAGACAGAACTTAGATCATACACATGAACAGTAAACAGTTGTGTTTGAAATTTGATGACTGATGGAATGAGTAGAATCTTTAGTCATCACCACATGTATTGAAAAATCTTATGCCTAGTATGAAACTTGTAGATGATAACTTAATCCTGACTTATAAGATGTGACTGCATATAAGTATACCACTGATGCAAACAAAACCTTCTTATACAGTAGTATTTATATGATCATTCTTAGGTGCAGAATTGACTCAATTATATGCATCAAAAAATTTATCCTCATAAAAATCAAAGTTCACTCTTTTTCAGGATTTTAATTCCTCTTTCCCACTTGCTACTGCATGTGATTCATCTTCATTGGTATTTATATTCTCATTCATCAACATAGTATtgcatattaaaaatacttatataatatttgtatTGAATTACAAAGGAGATATATACTCCAAACCTGCAGCAAATTGGAGCATGCAACGGTGGCATGCATTCCTATCAACACTCCATAATATCTAACAACTCCATTCAAACTCCAAATGCTCAAGAAGAGCATTTTGTTATTATATgtttcacacacacacatatatatatatatggttaagTAGAACACTTTGCTGTTGCTCCATGTACACTCTAGCAGTGGGCAGCATTAGGGAATTTGCACTTTTTTGGAAGTTGCAATGCAAGGTTGGGGTCAATTCCCATGGAAGGCAGCAGTTTGGAGTTTCGGTAGGAGCAGAGGCAGTGCATATCGGCGTGGGAAAGCGCTGAGCAGCACGCGGCCGAAGGTGGAGCAGGGTTTGGAGGAGAAACCGCTGGCTTGCATGCCATCAGACCCTCCCCGGACATGTTGCATATGGTCTGGGCATTGCTGCTGGCCAAAGATGCCAACACTAGAGCCACTATTGCAAGCTTCCCGAATGCCTCCATCACTCCAGATCAGTACTACAATATACAGATCACTCTCtcttttgtttctcttcttttgcTGGTGGTATTGAGAAGTGGGTCTGTGCTTATAAAGGGAGAAAATGACGGGAAGGCGTTGAAGTATAGTGAGATTGGTGAGGAAAGAGATAACATTGTGCAATCCGTGACTGAATATTGGGATGCACGATGCCCACAGTGTGGTGTCACGGGCAGTGCACTAGTGGTGTGGAGAAGTctttgttgtctttgttttgtcCGTCTTCTTTGTCTCAACTATTGGAATATATCTATATGATTTTTGTGATGAAATTAGATAGGTGTGCTATAGCCATCATGATTGAGTACTTCATTTCTAATTAATGGTTTAAGAATTTTAGAACCACACATATCTAGATAGATGTGTTATAGCCATCATGGTATTAGGTTAGTAATTTTTCCTTGTTAAACACATTTAGAgcatgtttgatagtgattttagaaagtattttttcaaTCCTctttaacacttaaatttttttttcgtTCAAGcattagaaatgttagaaatgttttttaaaatcactatcaaatgtaCTTTTAATTAGAGGATAAACTAAGTTAATGTCAATCAAGCTTAACTATAGATCAAACCTTGTTTGagattaattatatttggtttacAATTTAAACTTGTGTATTAGTGAACATGGAGTCTTGTTGTAATTAAGTTTTAACAATGAGAATATGACGTgctaaatttaatttgatacgAAACCTTGAAAGTCAAGGTAGTTGGgcttaaaattatatattaaaaagctTGGGTGGGTGACAGCCCTAGAGTATGTCATCTCATGCATTCTCTACACATTATGTAAGGGGTTGTCTGGCTTCATTTGTAGCCCTCAAAACCTACTGGAAATGGTGGGATTTAGAAAGAAAGAGAACTAGAgagataaaataaagaaatcaaggTGAGGAGAAAAGGTTGGATGAAAGGAATATTATATGggatattttctaattttatatgtgattgtaattaatttttttatagaataagaaaagttagtggaatatttttataaatattttagatcacgaggagaaaaagttatgagttagagagagagatgagatagagatgtgaggaaggcGAGAGACACTTGATTGAACGAGAGAGCTCAGTAGGGTGTAGATGTGAAGAAAAGTTAAGAGACACTTAATGAAACAAATTGACTTATGGTTCAAGGTGGAGATACAAAAGGATCTAATAGTtgtatctattttttttgtcctctataatattttttatcatgtaATGGAATGTTGTCTCATATGTGGAGGTAGATATGATTGGCCAAACCATGTACCTTTTGTGTAGTTTGCTTTATTTTTGCATTCTTCTTTTAATATGTTTACATTAACGTTTACATTGACACAACAAAATGgttatttaaagttaataatcTATGAATTATCCCTCAAAATTGATTCCAAGATGCTAAAATTATGCTTTTCTTAATTAGATTTAATTAGGGTTTATTAGGATGGTTATGCACAAAGATTTTATTAAGCCGCTTTTAAGGAAGAATAAacatctttattttgtttagttttctttaatttttatagtttaaagatgagttttgaaataGTGATAAAAGGTTTGGTGAATTATATATGCATCATACGGGGTGTATATAATATGTATTAATTGAGTTTTTAAGATGTTTTGTTTgtacataaaaaattatgaaacacATGTTAAATTAATTGAGACACGTATAAATTAATTAGGGGGAGATTGTAGtaataatttgaatcaaaactTTATAGTTGCATTGCATAAGTAGGAAATAAAAACTTGTTATTTGTGTTCCATAGTAGTTTATTATTATAACTAATGGTGGTAGATTTACATAGGTAGGAGATTTTATCTCAATCTATTTGTACCTTCGTTTCATTTTCCTAGATTATGTGCTAGAGTTTATATATTACATATGATCTTGTGAGGTATTTCAAATGTGCCATGATATCCTTGTTGCATTTACAATTAGTCCAAGAAATTCCTTCCATTAGTGGGAACTTATGGGACAAGTCACCACCTTCTaacaattttatgattattgtgtTGTGAGGGTAAGCAAAGTATGTCCAAGTAGTCTTAGTATTGGTTGGTTTGAGGTGGtctgaaaataaaaatcattctttATTATCAATAAAGCTTGTTATGTGTTCAGGTCGGCTTTGTGAAGGTGGTTTGTTTACATGGCAAGCGATGTCGTATTTAACTCTGGTGAATAATATCCAAAAGATGAATTAGAATGTGGAGAGTTATCTATGAGTAGCTGTAGATATTATTTATGGTTATATGGGACCATGAGTCCTTCGTTGAAAATCCTTATAAGATATTCAAGAACACTTTGTTGTAGTTGTACGGAGTTTTTCTCACCTTTGGTTTTATTCCTAGGGACATTGGGTTATTCCTACCTTTGGGTTATAATCCTAAAAGACGTGTTTAGCTattgttataattttctaaaaggTAAATAGATTGGTTCTAACATTTGGTATGAGTCTTAATTGATATAGGATATGGCTATTGTTGGTTGGAAGTCCTATAATTTATCATTCTTTGTGATAAAGTATTATCTCGAAAGCAGGGTAATGGAATTTTCCTTGACAGGAATTCTTAGGTTATTTATAtgtaagagaatggatgggGTAAAGCATAGATTGGGCCACTTActatttttattcttgttgAGATTATTGCATGTTTgctaatgattaaaaaattgaaattcatgtTATTATATGTTTgtcatagtttgatttattttttaaggatataCATGGAATGAGCATAGATTTTTTTACTAAGTTGTGGACTCACcctattctttttataaatagatGCAAGTAAAAAAGATATTAGCCGAGGAAGATACTTAAGCATTGCGTGTGGTATTGACTTGATATTGTTTCGTTTATGTTGAGATTTTTTTGAGGCTTTTGACTTTGTATTGAAAGGATGAATAAGCTATTTAGGGGATGGGATGCAATATTTTTGTAACTTGAAATTTTGGTATTCCTAATGAAGACTAGGAACATAGGATGCATAACTCGttgtaaaattgtttttggcTTGTAAGATATTAAATAGTGTTGTTATGTATGATATATTAGCAAGTCTTGATCTTAAAGTAGGTTTCACATTTATGCATCATATGTCCTTAAATTCCATATACATTAAGGTGAGACTCATCACATCTTGATCAACATTAAATTTTCGACTGACTAGTTGAATCCACTACTATAGAGGATTAATTAATGAGTTTAGGATTGGATCGTGACAATACACTTCATACAAAACCTATGATtaagaaaacaattgaaaagaaATAGGAACTTTCAAATGTGCTTGTTACATATAACATACCTTAATGGCATTCGtataaaaaacaatcaaacttAACATTGTTCCACTAAAATGCAATCAATAGTGTAATGGTTACTAGTTGTGAGGTCTCCTTGGTTGATGTTTTGCTCTTCTTTGCACTAGTTGTTATTGGGATGACTCTATTAGTTGGGCTGCCAGGATAACTATCCATGTTGGCTGGGCTATTAGGATATCTTTGCTTGGTTGTTACTTTGATTCTTCTTAGTTGGGTTAACTTGCATATCCATGCTCTTACTCTTATTGCCTCCTTCCCCTTCTTGTTCTTGGTTTTTTATGCTTCCATGTTCTATTGATGTGTGCAAATTGGTCACACAAGTAATGTTCATGTGACAACCTAGATCTTGTATGTTCCATCGATAGGTCATAAAGTCATACTAAGCCTATGCTCCACATGAATCCATATGATTTCCACTAATCAATCAACAACTATAATTAGGAGATCAAAATAACAAGATCAACAACTCCTAGCCTATGCTCAACATGATCAATTTTTTGTATCCGTCTACTACTTCAAAACAAAcacttattattttctttagctATCTTCAATCACAACCATCTTTGAAATGACAAGAGTTTGAGGGAGGATTTGAAGCATCTAAGCTAGGGGTAAATAATGGAAATTTTGGCTTAGAATGCCAACAGATAAAAACTCTCACAATCTCCTCCTTTGGCAATTCTAGAACAAACCTTTTATAACATAAATAAGTATAAGTATGCATGCCTTAACCCACTCTCATACAAGGCACACACACTCAAAACTTACAAACTAGGAATTACATAATCTACAACCAAAACTcaacaaataaaacaatcaGTAGCACCTAAGAGCAATTATCCAACAATAGGAACCTATAGAAATCTTTCCCCATTTTTATCCTAAAAAGAgataaagagaagaaagaaatattttcaaaaacctaaaaatatattGCCAATAGGCATAAATAGTGAACCaataaaaagagagaatatTCAAATAGACTGACGATGctcaaatagaaattaaatatccaTGTAAACATATATACGAAAAGCATCCTCCTTTTAACCCCTACCATGGGATTAGACAATTATATACAAGTAGAAGCTTTGCCAAACAACCTTTTAAAGGTATCAAAGAACCAAGATTAAGCACCAAAttgcaagaaaaaaataacatccAAGCTAGGCCAATGCCAACACTATAAACTGCCTCTAAGAATAGCAAACCTAAATCAAGGCTTGCAATAGACAAAAATAGTAGTTGTAACTTATGGAATGAGAAAAGGTCAAACATGTCCAAATGCAAGAAAATCCAAACTAGATAACTAGTGCACTAGTGGAAGCAAGAGGAGATCAAGGACTTTTACCAATTGAAAATGATAGGACATGAACACTTTTCAGCTAAAATTTGGAGCTAGCAATGGAAGAAAGGCTTGAGACACTGAATATGATGAGTGGTGGACTGAATGTATGACCAcgaagggaaaagaaaagaactagAAGATGGAGTAAATTTTAGGGATCAAAATGGTTTAGGGATGTTTTAAAAGGAGttcataatttttaagttttttattttcttttaaataggtatttttttaatctttcattaaaacaaaattcaaaagagaATTTAAGATAAGTGTCAATGATCAA
This region of Vitis vinifera cultivar Pinot Noir 40024 chromosome 5, ASM3070453v1 genomic DNA includes:
- the LOC100244617 gene encoding putative lipid-transfer protein DIR1, with translation MEAFGKLAIVALVLASLASSNAQTICNMSGEGLMACKPAVSPPNPAPPSAACCSALSHADMHCLCSYRNSKLLPSMGIDPNLALQLPKKCKFPNAAHC